GCTGCAGTCCATGCGAGCGTTGGACTTCAACACCAGAACTCAGGTCACCAGGTGAGACCACGCACTGCTCATCTGCTGCTGGCTTACAGTTTTTCTCTGAACTCATTTCTCGTTTGTGCATGTGGGGGCGAGAAGGTAAAAGTGTGGTTAGATTTTCAGAAATGTTGGCCACATACACTCACATGCACCACTCGCCTCACGTAcgtttctttgtctgtttgctcGTTTTCTGTGCCGTTTCCTTTCTcatttgcttgcttgcttgtttcttgctgtgttaaTGCCTGACTGTGTCTGCGCCCAtatgtgcgcgtgtgtgtgtgtgtgtgtgtgtgtgtgtgtgtgtgtgtgtatatatgcatgTCTGCTGCTCTCTCAGCCCCTAAATTAGAATGTTCTGGAATCCTGGTGGTTTCCTTCTGGTTTCCTTAGTGATTTTTGTCTCTGTGGCAAGGACGAATCCAGTTGCCAGGGACGATAAATTCAATCACCCATTGCTAGACTTCATTTAATCCACATAATTGTGAATACAGGAAGGTGTGAGGGTTAATGACGTGCTGTTGCAACACTTGTATGTTGGTAATGTTTCAGGGAGGCTATCTCGGTGGTGTGCGAGGCAGTGCCCGGAGCAAAAGGAGCACAGCGCAGGAGAAAGGTACACAGCACGCACACCAGCACACACCCTTACAggacattatttatttatacggCTTAAGTGGGCGGCAGTGGTAAAGGGTTTTCTGGATGAGAGCTAGATTTAGCGTGATTGTCCACTCTGTGGTCAGTTGGCTATTCAGAtcctcacacactctctcacgcacgcatacacacatctTGATTTAGGCTGATTGTACACTTCTGTGGTTAGCGGGCTACTCGCAGGTAATTACCAATCACTctctggtctctctctctccttccttcttgTCACAAGGGAGGCTGGAGAGGTGGAGTGGTAGGTTGCGCGGAGCCAGTTTTAGGCCAAAGAAGCACTAAGGATTAGCAGTCATGGCTGCCAGTCTGCTGCTTCAAAGACTGTGTCTCTGTGCACAGTATTcctgtaaaactaaaaacatcCACCCAAACAGTCCATAAAACAGGTGGCTAAATCCAGCAGCGCACTCCCATAGCAGGGTTTGACCAAGGAATGTCTGGCAATGCAGCACACCAGGCAAAATACAGTTAAACTAAAATATGTTAAACTAGACTAGTCTCTCTAATTTGGCTGGACTGAGGTTAATATGGCTGAGCATGTGCATCCTGTCCTGATGCAGCATACTCCAATTATTTTGAAGCAGATATGGATGAAAGCCATGAGAACAGGAGGAGGATTGGGATAAACGGGCTGGCACAGTACTGCTGGCGTGGTCCGTGTGATGCTCATGGTCAAGCCTACAGTATGTGAACTGTCCTGTCTACTCACCATTGGTCACAGTTGGCCTTGTAGACAGGATCACTTTCACAATTGCAGCTGTTCtctcactcccacacacacaggcatttccacacatacacccacaggCTCATGCACAGGCATGGAGCACTCAGTAGACTATTGTGCCCTgttgaagttaaaaaaaaaaaaaaaaaaagccctgtaGTTTTCCGTTTCTGCACCTTGTTTGTTTACTACTCTTAGACCGCATCCCTCTCCTCCACAGCCTTCGTCTCGCTGTCTGACGTCTATTCTGGGGAAGAGTAACCTACAGTTTGCTGGCATGACAATCAGCCTCACCATTTCGACCAGCAGCCTCAACCTGCTGGCCGCCGACtgcaaacaggtgagacaggaacCAGTTTCAGAGAAAATCTTATGGTGTTTGCTAGATTTTTCCCTGATAGCCAGACATTTGGTTGTGAGTCAGAGATACATCTGATTGTTACAGCTCTCTGTTGTTGCCAGAGGATTGTCTGGTACCTAGAGTGCTCTTAGTCTGTACAGTTTACTGAAGCACAGTAAACCCAGAGATTTCTCTGTTTGAGGGATTTTGTGTGGTTTTAAGGATTCTACAGACTCAATTTTTAAAGACAAACTTAATAGAATTGTAAATGCTTTCATTTGTATTACACCTACTTCATTGTATATTCATTTGTCTTTGAAAGCCTGTGTCAATATCTAAACTGAATTATTGTTGTTATCTATTATTATGTCTACTAACCTGAATTACAGTATCTGCCCAGAGTTAGTTTgattgaaaaatacaaaaaaatgatgcCCACTCCTTTCACACACTAAGAAATTATGTAAACTGATTTTAGTGAAATGGTTGCAcctaaataaaaatgtagtttaaaattTTATTGTGGAACCAAGAAAATATCTTTTATGAACTACAAACTTACTTCTTATTTCTTGTGATTTGGTCATCAGCAAAGTCCGTGTTGTTACCTTTTGGGACATTCAGGGGATGCCAGGATAAATTTAGAGCCACTCCGGTTTGTTTGCCTCATTTACTCTGGATACTGCACAAATCCCTCTTAACCATCGTCTTCATTCCTGCATCGCCACAGGGCATCATGTGATCCTCCTCCTAGACCTCTAATGAGTTAATAGCTACTGaatgatgtttgtttctttggGGAGATGGTATACAGTAGTGCAGCACATACACATTAACACGCAGCACAAAGAAACATGCCATGCAGCGCGTATACCCATTCACAAATACAGACCACACATTGTGCAGGGGAGCATTAGCAAGTGTTGATGCTGTTATTGATCCAACATGGACTGTTAAAAAGGTGTTCCATCCACTGGTCCCTACTTAGTTTTTATCTCTGCTGCAGTTGATGGCACTCAATGGAGGAAAAAGCACTTTTCTCAGTAATGATTCCACATTTGTCTCTCCATCCACATGCTTTCATCTCACTTCCCACATACTTCATGTCAcccacattctctctctctctctctctctctcttgttctctctccctctctctctctctctctctctctctctctctctctctctctctctctctctctctgccttttcctttctttctttttctccacagATAATCGCCAATCATCACATGCAGTCCATCTCCTTCGCTTCTGGTGGAGACCCAGTGAGTCACccaaccctctctctctctctctctcagcctgaATATCTCTCTGGcctttttccatctttcttcAGCCTGCATAtccttccttcctgtcttcTGTCATTGTCTATTCTTATAAATACCACTCACTCCATTGCTGCCTTGCCTGGTTTGCAGTCCTTCTCTTCCAAGCTTGATCTCATTacttcctgtcatctctctttcAGCTCAGTGTATGTTTTTTAACTTCTGTTACGACTTAAAGACTGcagcttcttctctctttctttttttcctcttctcagCCTTTCTATCCTAAACCTGCccttcattttttcctcctatCGATTTttccccttcccctcctcccctaACTGTCTTACCCTGTCTCCCTCAGGATACGGCTGAGTACGTAGCATATGTGGCCAAAGACCCAGTCAACCAGAGAGGTGagcagaaacaacaaaatgacacCTTAACTCAGGCAACATCCGTCAattcataaacacttaaaaaaaagttttatttaagtGATGCTGAATTTTCTCATTGTTCATTTCATAGAACTGATATAGATCTAAATATTGCTTTGTCAGTTCCTCCTTTTGTACATAAgtcacacattcactctctacATTCACTCTCAATACACAGAGAACCAGGTCTCGAGATTTCCCTTTCAGAAAATGCTGTAAATAAATCCGAACAAGcaattttattgaaatataaatgaatcctattaaataaatgaaatggctctattcattttttattcccTCTCAAATCAGGATACACGGCCCACTTGAGCTCAGACATTACAGACCCAGTGTGCAGAGCGAAGGAAGAAACAGTACATTTACCACTAAATAGGCATAAGAAGTAACAGAactgtttgaatgttttggCAGGATCTACTTTTTTCATGCTTATGCACTAAATATGCGGACATGCGGCTTGATTTTCCATgtaatggaggaaaaaaagcaaaatttatTGGTTTTGCACTCACAGAGCGAATCTATGAGCTTATATCGTGTACATTAAGGATCTAGCAATATTAAACAACGCTTTAGATATAATTCAACATGTTCTAAATGTAGGTGACATACACTCACACGTCTTGTGTCATGACTGTACTATTGCTgaaaatgcacatatttttctACTGTGCTTGCATATATTTGTCTAGCTCAGTGCATATTTCATTTGAGAACATGTTGCTGCAGTTATCCTATTAGTCATTTGTTCCTCCTCTCTTGCAGCATGTCATATCTTGGAGTGTTCAGAGGGTTTAGCCCAGGAAGTCATCAGCACTATCGGCCAGGCCTTCGAACTGCGTTTTAAACAGTACCTGAAGAACCCCCCCAAACTTGTCACACCTCATGACAGGTAAAACTATGCATGTCTCCACTCACATGAGCCCAAAACATGAGTTACTGTTTGTATTTCGTCCCCTCTAACATTTCTCTCACCACTGCTCTCCAGAATGGCGCCATTTGATGGCTCTgcatgggaggaggaggatgatgaggctgcCCCACCTCCTGATGTCCCTTACTATAATAATTTCCCTGGAAAACAGCCTCCCCCTGGTGGACTTGTTGACATGAGGACCCGCCCAGGAGCCACACTGGTGAGACAGTGCACGTAATCACACCAGGAAGAGGAGATTTACTTATACACATGATTCAACACATCCAGACACTGGTGGTTACACAGTTAAGAGATCAGATCAGATTAAGAGCTCAGTAAATTATCAGGAAACTGTAACTCAGCTGGAATTGCGCAAATCACGACTGACCTTCCGAACCCTTTTAACTGGCCAGACTCAACCTTTGCCGGAACAGAGGGAAATTATTTTTGTAGacatacttgtgtgtgtgtgtgtggcagtgactcattatttgtttatatgctTCTGTTTTTGCAGCCTTACGGACAGTCAGGTCAGAATGACATTCACAAGCATCCTCTGCCGCCTCTGCCAGGTGATCTGTCTCTACTCAAttgtctgcttctctctctatctgtcatTCACTGTTAATCAGGAGCAAGGGATGAACCAAACTTATCATTTAGACACAAAATGGAGAGATTAAGTAACTTGTTTTGTTGGAAGTAATAGCAACAATAAATTTTCAAATTTCTATTTATACATTGGTttgtgtaacaaaataaaacgAGTCCTTGAGGACAGTACCACAATACAAAAATCTAGGACATTTTTCAACCCTGTTATGTCATTTTCCCCATCTCTTGTGTTTCTTGTCTTGACTTGTCATAGCTGGTTAAAATTCCAGCTTTTTAGGAAATTTAAGGGTGTGCCAAGATTACTgatatctgtttgtttgtttgctttcagtGGGTGCCAAAGATGGGGGACGGGAACTGTTTGATGACCCTTCATATGTCAATGTGGATAAACCCCGACCCCCAGTTGCAGCCAATGGAAACGCTCACAGAGATGCTTTTGACATGAGTAAGTGCCCCAACTTTggtgggaatgtcattaattaGGGGAACTgtcaactaaaaaaaacactgactaaCTTTCTAGGAAACTGAGTCacttgaaaaaataataactgtAACTAAAATACCAGTaattaaaatgtgctgttttcaccatgagaagagaaaaagggTTAATCATTGTCTAGCACTTGCTCTTGTTGAGcagagtaaatgtactgtacattctATATGACTGCCTAATTGAAGAATGGTTCTGCCCACAGAAGGCAGCCCTGGAGGAAGATAAGGGAATTAGAGTGGCTTTGTGCATTACAGGGGCATTTTATGTAACATGATTGGTTGAATGCGTAAAGCTTTTCACATTAAAGACGTCATCCACTATCAGTGTATAGCACACAACTGTCAGAGACTATGTGGTTCATTTTGACAATGTCCAATCATGTTTTGTTCTAAATAGGAATTCAGACAATAGTAAATAACAAAACCTATATGAGCATGCATTTGAGGATTTCAACAGAGAaatactatattatatatatacattatgtgttttcttttttttttaaagagccaTTCGATGATGCTCTGGGGGTTTCTGGGCATGGTGGCCCAAGCTCAATGACAGCAGCACCCCCTCTGGTGGAGCAGTTGCAGTGTGAGGCCTGGTTCCATGGTAGCTTAAGTCGCAGGGaagcagagaggctgctgaCCCGCGATGGAGACTTCCTGGTGCGGGAGTCTGGGACTACGCCCGGGCAGTATGTCCTCACAGGACAGCAGGGGGGTCAGCCCAAACACCTGCTACTAGTCGACCCGGAAGGAGTGGTGAGTGAGATCATGAGGGAAAGAGAGATAACAAAGCGGGGGGAGAAgcatttttttgtagttttaacaCCTGTTTGTATATGTTTAGGTAGTTAAATTtacctccatttttttttttgtctctcaggtTCGTACAAAAGACCATCGGTTTGAAAGTGTGAGTCACCTGATCAGTTACCACATGGACAACAGACTCCCCATCGTATCGGCCGGTAGCGAAGTGTGTCTGCAACAGCCAGTAGAGCGCAGGGTCTGACGTTAAACGCAAATGAAAATACTCCACcaaatatacacacacccatacaGAAATGCAACACATCTGTCAAACACACCTTCATATGCTACAATACACAACGCAACACTACACttaacacatatacacacacacacacacacatccacaggAATACATATGCACACCATCAAATCATAGCAAAGAAAGccaaaaaattgaaaaaatcaCCAGTTTCTCTGCAAAATCACTcacttgctgctgttgccacATATTCCTGTCCTTTCTGAAAGCCAAACTGTGAACTGCAGTCCCTCCTCGACCCCACCAACCATCAGGCCATCCCATCCCTCCACAACGGAGAAGCACTGCTGCAATTTCTCAAACAGCCTACTGTGAACCAGGGAGGAGCCCTTTGCTTATTTCAGGACGGGGcagaaaacaaatgcaattttttttaaaagaaaaaaaaacaacaaccttaACATGcgattatgaaaaaaaaaaaaaaaaacatgaactctTTACTAATACTTGGAATCATGTACAAAAAATTGTGGAAATGAAGAGCGGAAAAGGGGCATCAATGGGACGTGCATTCGAGCATACGTCCTTAAATTAGGGGAAGTGATTTCCCTCCTCTGACTGTTGCTGGAGCATATTAGGCAAAACACAAACTGGAAGGCAATTGTTCTTTGATTCAGAGACTGAACCAGGCTCAAACATAAACTCTCCCTTCAGGTGTGACTGGAGCCCCTCAGTAGCAAACCTGACTTTGAGATCATTCTGCCTGGTGAATATGCATTAACTTGTTTGCTTCCAATCTAACCCGGAGGGCCAGCATACCCCCAACCACTCCCCTCTTAAAGACTTTTGAACTTTGACCCCTGGAGTGATACCTGGTGATGAGAAAAGCCTGTATGCAAACCTGGGACTGCTATGCCAATGACCATCATTTAtgttctccttcttcttcttctttttttttttaacgcagGTTTCTGTAGTTAATCTTTGGACTCATTACTTATCGGACATTATGAGTTCAGGAGGGTCTATACAGCTGTATCTCCCTAATCCCTCtgcaaacacagatacacatacacCTTGACACCACACAGTCTGCACCACCTGTCATGCCAAAGAACATGAACTTGGTTGCTAACAGTAGAGGAAACCATGCCGATTATCAACAGTTACCATCTTGTGTGCATTGGGAGGTAGTTTTAGATAAAAGGAAACTTTTATTACAAATGGGTCTGTTTTAGAGGGGAGAAAaatcttttgttattgtgccTGAACACATCATCAAAAAGGAGATTTCAAAGTAAACTCTGTAATGATGTCACccacaaacacaataactaGTACATTGTGAGAAGCATAGACCAAATCATTTGGACCTATCGCTTTTCTTTAGTATGTGTTTGCATTGACAATCTATGGGCCATATCTACTTATTAGATATTTTGACGGAAAGTAAACAAGCGTAATTCAAGGAGACCCCCTTTAAACAGTGGCCAATGAGAAATGTTGAACAGTCTAAGCAATGAATTTCCCTCTGCAAAAAATGATGCAAAGTGCATCGCAGTGACTGGTTAAGTAGTTTTAGTGTATTGTGATGTTGCTTTATTCTTAATCACTTGAGGGAATAATGTCCTTTTCTAAAACCTTGAATCAAATGAAGTGGGTTGGGGGGGCGGGCAACTGAACATAAAGATATAAGTGTTTTTGGAGGATTGCTATTAACTATAAGATGTTAAGCCAAATGTTGCTCCTCCATGTACTGTTTTCACAAATGTTTGAGGACATGGAGGGAGAAGCTCACACTAtcgtttcctcttcctcctccctcagttcatgatgttgtttttttaatatctttttgaTCGTGCCTTGTTTCTTCAATGCAGTCACGTCACTTCAATGCAGTCACCTTATGTACTTAATTCAAATGTAGTCAGCTACAGGAGAATCCTACACAAGCCTCTCAGTTAAACAAAGACTCTGCAAAAATGACACTtcaatcaacacacacaaacagatccAGTGATGGCAATCTCCTCTGATGCACATTCTTGCATTCAGCTTAGAGTCACAGATACTTGATGTCACCATTGGGCAGGATATTAACCATGTGTTTGCCATCTGTAAATAACATCAATTTTTTTGACTGGTAAGCTTAGTATCTGAATCCTTGTTTTCATGGTTGTATATTTAAAGACTTATTTGATAAGTGATACAGAGAGgacaccacagcactgaggtAGCTTTTACAGTCAGTTTGTGAGATTGAGGCCAAACTCTAGATATATGAGAAGGGATCTTTCAAGCTAAAGCTTAACTGTCAACTAGTTCTCACACCCTGAAGTGGGCTCATATGTAATCTAACATCCACAAAAACACATAGCAGAGTGGCAGCTGGGTTAGTCAGACACTCACACCCTGGCTGTTCAGGTGTTTGTAGGTCAGAGATAGGAAAAGCAGAGCTTTAAGATCTGCCATTACtgtgtgtgcctgcgtgtgtgtgtgcctgcgtgtgtgtgtgcctgcgtgtgtgtgtgtgtgtgtgtgtgtgtgtgtgtgtgtgtgtgtgcgcgctgaGACAAACCCACCTGACCCTCTGCATCATTAGTGAACCGTTCCTGTGTTATCATAGTTCATCACAGTTGCCTTTGTTGCATGAAAATCctttcaaaaaaatgtgtttgtttggtggtgGTGATATTGTGGATGATGTTGTACttttgaatttgtgtttttaaaagccaAAGGTTACTTTCAAACTGCGTGCACAGATATTGATTTATACtttatatgtttctgttttaatacttgttttttgtttttagggaAACATgtctgtttacacctgtatCTGAAAATATAGATtgcatatataaatacatatatcaTTCATCTCTCTTTGAGTTTGGCTTTTGATATGATAATTTTGCTTTATTACCTtgttggatttatttttttttaccatcaaaGTTAATCAAGCAAAGtggttttaaaacaaacaaagcgCAAACTGCTAGAAGGTATGATCAACCACCTGTCCTGAACAAAAAGTGGCACATAGTTACGGTGGTGTATTGGGAGCTGCTGGAACTCTCTTGTTTGTGAATAGGTGGAGCCTTTAACAGTAGGGGGCTGATTCAGGGATTACTAGAGCCTAGGGAGAGACTGTACAACAGAGGGGAACAGAACACAGCAAAGTTAAACAAGGCCTTTAATCAATCAGCTGATGTTTGAAAGCAAAGAAGAGTCGAGAAAAGGCAGGGTGTGAATGATGGCGGCCTGCAGTTTGTATAGGAAGTTATAAGTAGAGGAACTAACTGTGCCAGGAATACGGAGAAGACCTCAGCTGTTCCACAAGCTTagtcctgcctgcctgcctgcctgccctGGTTGTTGCCTCCTTCTGATTGCTCCTTTTCCTCACTGGAGCCATGCATCCTCAGCGTCCTCTTCCCCAGGCCATGCCTTCCTCCTCGCTGGGACAGCACCTGCGGGACATAGCAATGGGTCTTGGACGAGGCAAGAACTTCCTGGGAGGAAATTTTGCCTACAGTTTTATCCAGTCGGTGAAAGAGTGTCtctattttctcctctgctgctggtgcATCAAAGAGATCCTGGACTGACATACTGATAGAGTAGATCAAGTGGTCATACATTGATTTTCCTAGTGTCTCCGTTGGCTCCTATAGTGTAATTTTAACCAGCTTTTATTTCATCAGAGATGAAGTGTTTGATCAGCGGTGCTGGCAAAGCATGGGCAAGTATGAGTCTTCTCTCATATGACAACAAACTACCATTGGAGTACAAAGTAATGCAACATTTATGAGACCTACTACAGTTTTGAAGCGGCAATTGCAGTGCAGAACAGGATTactaaatcatatttttgtacaaattaaccaatttttcaaatatttttatttctgtttttcaggtGACTATAGGATGCTCTTCTTGGGTTTGCAGGAAACACTTTCACAGTTGCAGATGCTACGCATGCTCATTGTGGGACTGGGTCTGTTCCCTCATTTTAACCTTGCTGATCTGAGATCTGGAGGGATGTGGCACCCCTGATTGTGAAGTTCActgtacagcaacacaaacTGTTGTGATAATAAAGGATTTAATGAATAGAAAAAAGATACCtttatgtctgtatttttgtttgttttgattgaaCCTGTACTTAACATATACCGTACAGCTAAAAAAGAGAAGACAATCATTTGATTTAGGTGCCGAAATATGCTTTTATGTGCCTATGAGGAGAATTTAAGGCCCGTATTTACTTAATTAGATGACGTTTTCCAGCTGCCCTATATTGGACAGGAATATAGTCAACCAAAATATCCGCATCAACCTGGAATCATCCAAAACTCATGGACTACCAACGTTAAAATGCCGGAGGCTGCTGGTGTCACAGACTTCAAACTCAACctatgtaaaaatgtatgctTTAAGCTAAATACGCTCCATCACCTGCGTGTGTCAATCAACTTGGAAGTTTTTACCAGTGAAGTGGTGTGACGCCGCATTGCTATTGGTCGAGCTGGAGGACAAGAGGCGGGACAAGAGCGAATCTTGCTTGTGATTGGACGAGAGGCGCGTGGATCATGCAAGTTACAGGGGGCATGTTCTCATAGTTCTCAAGTTGGATGAAGAGACAAGTGTATCTGTGACAGTCTGTGGGGTCTGAGGTAAAGCGGCGGACCAAGGTAAGAATGACCTGAATTTGGATGTACAAGCGTTTTTATTACAAAGTAACAACCGTATGTTTTATCGTAGTTCATTATAACAATGCGTAGCTTACGTCGTTTGGCTCACTTTTTCCTGGTTCTTCGAGTGACTGTTGGAGCAACTAACGTTAGAAAGTGTAATTTTCATGGCTAATGTTAACAATAAGTTAACTTTAGTAACTCATCTCCCTTTTACTGGCCTCCAGCATGTTTAAGAAAAGATGTGCGTGAGTTTAACTGTGTATTaagttttgttttcctttgagCTCACCGCCATATGACATTTCCTGCTAAATACGTCACGCTGCTTCACTCAAAGTAGTCAGTGTAcattgtgtgttattgtgttaaCCGTCCGTTTTCTgaatatgttgtgtgtgttgatacTTATGGTGCTTCTTTTGACAGCCTAACATTGCTGTCCTAGTGGCCTGTACTTGTAGTTTAGTCTTGACCTTTTTTGGTAATTTTTCCCTGCTGAGACCAAGATAAAAAGATTAGGCCCCACAGCTGTCACCatatatttggttgtgttttgttatggAAAAAAACTGAGTGATGCGTAAACTTAACTGATGGCAGATATAGCATGTTTGGAGTGTTACTTTTAAGTTAAACAATGAGCTCAGACAAAGATCTGTAAATATGCAAAATTAAGGTATAAAGTGATATAACCCAGCATACCAAAGCTAGAGCTCAATTTGATGTTACCCATAAAGATTAGAGAGTGAGACCAGACAACAAGGCAGTGAGAATcattttttctctgttaaaagCTGCCagcttttaaaaactgtccttAGAATACTTGCTCTGTTGTGTTCCCCATGGCCATCTTCTGCATCTCTAGTCAATCTCATGGCAGCTATATTTAGCCAATATCTATTTAAGCCATTCCACTATATCCTCCACAATGCTCCTTGGGCCCTAGGCTAGATTCAGTAGACTCCTCTTGGGAGGCACTCGATTAGCAGACCTAAATTGCAGAGCAGGAAGAGAATTGAATTTGGGGAGTGAAGTGTGTCATTACCTAGACAGTGTGGTGTTGAAGTAAGCGGTTTGTTCTTTCTGCATTTACTGAAGAAAGCTAGGCTAAACATAATAGATATGCATCTATATCATCCTCTGCCGTTTGAAAGAAAAGGCTGTAAAGCTGTAATACCTGACACTTGACCAGGCAGTAGAAAGAAATTGAAATATCAGACTGTGATTCTGCTTGAGTGATCCAGGTCTAAAAGGGGTTTTGTTGGCCAGATACCTAACACGGAGGTAGAATAAGGGAAAACTGTGCTGCCAAATGATTATCTTACTTTGAAACTCGTAACTACTTAgtagttatttaaaaaaaaaggtacagtaGACATCCAttaacagagcagcagctttGAAATGGACAGCCCATTCTGCTGCCTGTATCTCTAGAAAAGGGCTGGCCTTAGTTACCCGTGTCTCTGCCAAAACATTTCCCAGCTAGTCAAAAACCAGGGTGACCAAAAGGCCCACAACACACATAAAATACTAATGAAGAACTGAATGCTTCCAGGGAATTGGACTTCCTgcgtgcacacatacacacacacagcgatgTGTTACACACACAAAGCGATGTGTTACCAACACGTTACAGTAGGTCCTTTATTTGCAGAATGGGTGAGGCTGAATGGCAAAGGCATGCATTCAAATCCTTTGCATGTGTAAACAGGGGATGTAAATTTCTTTAATCTGCAGTATACAGACTGTCACCCTACTTGTAGACCGGTGGCAGGCCTCTGAACTATATACCACTAAGATTTGCTTGCTGCTGTTTCATTAGGTGCATTTTTACTGTGCCAAAAACCTGTTCTGTCCACTGTTGTTGGGGAATCAAACAACAGGCTTAGGTGCAGATAATAACAAGACTTACAATGAGGATTTTCTATTGGACCTTCGTCAGTCTCATTTGATTTCTTCACAGTTCTCCACAGTCAATTATAGCTATACATCATATTATATCCAACACCATATCAACTCTGAGTC
The sequence above is drawn from the Thunnus maccoyii chromosome 10, fThuMac1.1, whole genome shotgun sequence genome and encodes:
- the LOC121906220 gene encoding lens epithelial cell protein LEP503 encodes the protein MHPQRPLPQAMPSSSLGQHLRDIAMGLGRGKNFLGGNFAYSFIQSVKECLYFLLCCWCIKEILD
- the shc1 gene encoding SHC-transforming protein 1 isoform X2 — protein: MEYVDMNRLGVASRRARVEGGQLGGDEWTRHGSFVNKPTRGWLHSDNVVSTTGVSYTVRYMGCVEVLQSMRALDFNTRTQVTREAISVVCEAVPGAKGAQRRRKPSSRCLTSILGKSNLQFAGMTISLTISTSSLNLLAADCKQIIANHHMQSISFASGGDPDTAEYVAYVAKDPVNQRACHILECSEGLAQEVISTIGQAFELRFKQYLKNPPKLVTPHDRMAPFDGSAWEEEDDEAAPPPDVPYYNNFPGKQPPPGGLVDMRTRPGATLPYGQSGQNDIHKHPLPPLPVGAKDGGRELFDDPSYVNVDKPRPPVAANGNAHRDAFDMKPFDDALGVSGHGGPSSMTAAPPLVEQLQCEAWFHGSLSRREAERLLTRDGDFLVRESGTTPGQYVLTGQQGGQPKHLLLVDPEGVVRTKDHRFESVSHLISYHMDNRLPIVSAGSEVCLQQPVERRV
- the shc1 gene encoding SHC-transforming protein 1 isoform X3, whose translation is MNRLGVASRRARVEGGQLGGDEWTRHGSFVNKPTRGWLHSDNVVSTTGVSYTVRYMGCVEVLQSMRALDFNTRTQVTREAISVVCEAVPGAKGAQRRRKPSSRCLTSILGKSNLQFAGMTISLTISTSSLNLLAADCKQIIANHHMQSISFASGGDPDTAEYVAYVAKDPVNQRACHILECSEGLAQEVISTIGQAFELRFKQYLKNPPKLVTPHDRMAPFDGSAWEEEDDEAAPPPDVPYYNNFPGKQPPPGGLVDMRTRPGATLPYGQSGQNDIHKHPLPPLPVGAKDGGRELFDDPSYVNVDKPRPPVAANGNAHRDAFDMKPFDDALGVSGHGGPSSMTAAPPLVEQLQCEAWFHGSLSRREAERLLTRDGDFLVRESGTTPGQYVLTGQQGGQPKHLLLVDPEGVVRTKDHRFESVSHLISYHMDNRLPIVSAGSEVCLQQPVERRV
- the shc1 gene encoding SHC-transforming protein 1 isoform X1, with the protein product MELVPKTKYTHFRSESLSSTDETNSNPSSFPPSSPATPLTPSPGLPSSLSSSSLTPILPPSSPRPAENSPTTLCSFFPRMGSLRLGVSATLLPGLKASSRPQQPQAPVESSGDDRSSSGSSPPPHHPVPPLTAPSPPPRPPLQDMNRLGVASRRARVEGGQLGGDEWTRHGSFVNKPTRGWLHSDNVVSTTGVSYTVRYMGCVEVLQSMRALDFNTRTQVTREAISVVCEAVPGAKGAQRRRKPSSRCLTSILGKSNLQFAGMTISLTISTSSLNLLAADCKQIIANHHMQSISFASGGDPDTAEYVAYVAKDPVNQRACHILECSEGLAQEVISTIGQAFELRFKQYLKNPPKLVTPHDRMAPFDGSAWEEEDDEAAPPPDVPYYNNFPGKQPPPGGLVDMRTRPGATLPYGQSGQNDIHKHPLPPLPVGAKDGGRELFDDPSYVNVDKPRPPVAANGNAHRDAFDMKPFDDALGVSGHGGPSSMTAAPPLVEQLQCEAWFHGSLSRREAERLLTRDGDFLVRESGTTPGQYVLTGQQGGQPKHLLLVDPEGVVRTKDHRFESVSHLISYHMDNRLPIVSAGSEVCLQQPVERRV